In the Panthera uncia isolate 11264 chromosome D2, Puncia_PCG_1.0, whole genome shotgun sequence genome, one interval contains:
- the LCOR gene encoding ligand-dependent corepressor isoform X3, which produces MQRMIQQFAAEYTSKNSSTQDPSQPNSTKNQSLPKASPVTTSPTAATTQNPVLSKLLMADQDSPLDLTVRKSQSEPSEQDGVLDLSTKKSPCAGSTSLSHSPGCSSAQGNGRPGRPSQYRPDGLRSGDGVPPRSLQDGTREGFGHSTSLKVPLARSLQISEELLSRNQLSTAASLGPSGLQNHGQHLILSREASWAKPHYEFNLSRMKFRGNGALSNISDLPFLAENSAFPKMALQAKQDGKKDASHASPVDLKIPQVRGMDLSWESRTGDQYSYSSLVMGSQTESALSKKLRAILPKQNRKSMLDAGPDSWGSDAEQSTSGQPYPTSDQEGDPGSKQPRKKRGRYRQYNSEILEEAISVVMSGKMSVSKAQSIYGIPHSTLEYKVKERLGTLKNPPKKKMKLMRSEGPDVSVKIELDPQGEAAQSANESKNE; this is translated from the exons ATGCAGCGAATGATCCAACAATTTGCTGCTGAATATACCTCAAAAAATAGCTCTACTCAGGACCCCAGCCAGCCCAATAGCACAAAGAACCAAAGCCTGCCGAAAGCATCTCCAGTCACCACCTCTCCCACGGCTGCAACTACTCAGAACCCTGTGCTCAGCAAACTTCTCATGGCTGACCAAGACTCACCTCTGGACCTTACTGTCAGAAAGTCTCAGTCAGAACCTAGCGAACAAG ACGGTGTACTTGATCTGTCCACTAAGAAAAGTCCATGTGCTGGCAGCACTTCCCTGAGCCATTCTCCAGGCTGCTCCAGTGCTCAAGGGAACGG GCGACCTGGGAGACCCAGCCAGTACCGCCCAGACGGACTTCGGAGTGGTGATGGGGTACCTCCAAGAAGCTTACAGGATGGAACCAGGGAAGGTTTTGGACACTCCACATCACTCAAAGTTCCATTGGCTCGATCCCTGCAGATTAGTGAAGAGCTACTGAGCAGAAACCAATTGTCAACAGCTGCCAGCCTTGGGCCATCTGGATTACAGAATCATGGACAACACTTAATATTATCCAGGGAAGCCTCTTGGGCAAAACCACATTATGAGTTCAACCTCAGCCGTATGAAGTTCAGGGGAAATGGTGCACTCAGCAACATCAGTGACCTTCCTTTTCTTGCAGAAAACTCTGCCTTTCCAAAAATGGCACTTCAAGCAAAACAAGATGGAAAAAAGGATGCGAGCCATGCATCTCCTGTAGATTTAAAGATACCACAAGTTCGAGGAATGGATCTTTCTTGGGAGTCTCGCACTGGTGATCAGTACAGCTATAGCTCTTTGGTAATGGGTTCACAAACGGAGAGCGCGCTTAGTAAAAAGTTAAGGGCTATTCttccaaaacaaaatagaaaaagcatgCTAGATGCTGGACCCGATTCTTGGGGCTCAGATGCTGAGCAGTCTACCTCTGGACAGCCATATCCCACATCGGATCAAGAAGGAGACCCTGGCTCCAAGCAGCCTCGGAAGAAAAGAGGGCGTTACAGACAGTACAACAGTGAGATACTGGAGGAAGCAATCTCAGTGGTTATGAGTGGAAAAATGAGTGTTTCCAAAGCTCAGAGTATTTATGGGATTCCCCACAGTACACTGGAGTACAAAGTAAAGGAGAGGCTGGGCACTTTGAAAAACCCtccaaagaaaaagatgaaattaatgaGGTCGGAGGGGCCAGATGTTTCTGTAAAGATTGAATTAGATCCCCAGGGAGAGGCAGCACAAAGTGCAAATGAATCAAAAAATGAGTAG